The following are encoded in a window of Impatiens glandulifera chromosome 5, dImpGla2.1, whole genome shotgun sequence genomic DNA:
- the LOC124937612 gene encoding protein EXECUTER 1, chloroplastic-like: MASISAPTFTSPSTRSDTIPHKFTFSNAKFGSRLKQSNNLNHPPLSSSHSLLRTSDSSFCRCRSNNNDEIDPLDSSSEHGRWNSVISHVMSNVIRKLDSYLSSFRDKLREEKDVSENLVMESENRNLDGDDEWDWERWSKHFNDVDEQERIVSLLKSQIALAIASEDYQDAARLKVAVAAATTNDAVGMVMSHLNKAIAEEQYNEAVFLRDKAGAGLVGWWSAISEDNNGHIFRISAEHGRYVARSFSPRQLATAMAGLPVFEIFLTINKKGEYRQQAVYLSPAEIPHDVPFSSGSPTRISNPLDSSDISNLFASPDDVEDSEDQDNDSDIAEGLSDFEPLLRDMIPGAKVKVLKVTASGKFDPDLISKVVDQIIEDEDEEEDVELEIMDSEDEDEDKDESNQERNRIEMDAGDGIVDDVEQNEISVKVVIGDTLHKVQSSSVLKKTLTRVPAKLERKGRKMFSFSIEKNDKQRISSETEKSLKRKRPKLQGQRSVDQIMSDLAKSIGRGKIPMKVLRDVGKLIDLTLNQVQNHLVLSGLTTFNRIEVPTSSDPLNGLYIGSHGLYASEVIHLRHKFGQWQDVGSSSETENLQFYEYVEAVKLTGDPYVPAGQVAFRAKIGKTYQLPHKGIIPEEFGVVARYRGQGRLAEPGFKNPRWVDGELVILDGKYIKGGPVVGFVYWVPEYNFLVFFNRLKLQD, from the exons ATGGCGTCGATTTCTGCTCCAACCTTCACATCACCATCCACTCGATCCGACACAATCCCTCACAAGTTTACTTTCTCAAACGCTAAGTTCGGGTCTCGATTGAAGCAGTCGAACAATCTCAATCACCCCCCACTGTCCAGCTCCCATTCCCTCTTAAGGACTTCTGATTCCTCATTTTGTCGCTGTCGAAGCAACAATAACGATGAAATCGATCCATTAGATAGCTCGTCCGAGCACGGACGGTGGAACTCCGTTATTAGCCATGTTATGAGTAATGTAATTCGGAAGTTGGATAGTTATTTGAGTTCTTTCAGAGATAAATTAAGGGAGGAAAAAGATGTTTCCGAGAATTTGGTTATGGAAAGTGAAAATAGGAATCTTGATGGCGATGATGAATGGGATTGGGAACGGTGGTCGAAGCATTTTAATGATGTTGATGAGCAGGAGCGGATCGTATCACTTCTTAAG TCACAAATAGCTCTTGCTATTGCTAGCGAGGATTACCAAGATGCTGCTAGGCTTAAAGTGGCAGTTGCAGCAGCTACTACAAATGACGCTGTTGGCATGGTGATGTCTCATCTAAAT AAAGCTATTGCCGAGGAGCAATATAATGAAGCTGTCTTTTTAAGAGATAAAGCTGGGGCAGGCTTG GTGGGTTGGTGGTCTGCTATCTCAGAAGATAATAATGGCCATATTTTTCGTATAAGTGCTGAACATGGAAGATATGTGGCAAGAAGCTTTAGCCCAAG ACAACTGGCAACAGCTATGGCTGGTCTTCCCGTGTTTGAAATATTTCTTACAATTAACAAGAAAGGTGAATACAGACAACAG GCTGTGTATCTAAGTCCAGCAGAAATTCCTCATGATGTTCCATTTTCATCCGGAAGCCCTACAAGGATATCAAATCCACTTGATTCTTCTGACATAAGTAATTTGTTTGCTAGTCCAGATGACGTTGAAGATAGTGAAGATCAAGATAATGATTCTGACATAGCTGAAGGACTATCAGATTTTGAGCCTCTCTTGCGCGATATGATACCAGGTGCAAAAGTCAAAGTTCTGAAAGTAACAGCCTCTGGGAAGTTTGATCCAGATCTAATATCTAAGGTAGTTGACCAGATTATTGAAGACGAGGATGAAGAGGAGGACGTTGAATTAGAAATTATGgattctgaagatgaagatgaagataaagATGAAAGTAACCAAGAGAGGAATCGTATAGAAATGGATGCTGGTGATGGGATTGTAGATGATGTGGAGCAAAATGAAATTTCAGTGAAGGTGGTGATTGGTGATACCCTGCACAAAGTTCAAAGTAGTAGTGTGCTTAAGAAAACATTGACACGGGTACCTGCTAAACTGGAGAGAAAAGGTAGAAAGATGTTTTCTTTCTCTATAGAGAAGAATGATAAACAACGCATCTCTAGTGAAACGGAAAAATCTCTTAAACGTAAGAGACCTAAGCTTCAAGGTCAACGCAGCGTAGACCAGATAATGTCTGACCTTGCAAAATCTATTGGCCGGGGAAAGATACCCATGAAG GTACTCAGAGATGTTGGGAAATTGATAGATCTCACTCTCAATCAGGTTCAGAATCATCTAGTGCTCTCTGGTTTGACTACATTTAATAGAATTGAAGTTCCAACATCTTCTGATCCCCTAAATG GACTATATATTGGTAGTCACGGACTCTATGCCTCAGAAGTCATTCATCTAAGGCACAAATTTGGACAATGGCAAGATGTTGGCTCATCATCTGAAACTGAAAATCTTCAATTTTATGAATATGTAGAAGCTGTTAAATTAACTGGGGATCCTTATGTGCCTGCTGGCCAG GTAGCTTTTCGTGCTAAAATTGGTAAAACATACCAGCTTCCTCACAAGGGGATAATTCCAGAAGAATTTGGTGTG GTTGCCCGATATAGAGGACAAGGAAGGCTTGCTGAGCCAGGATTTAAGAATCCTCGATGGGTCGATGGTGAACTAGTTATTTTAGACGGAAAG TACATTAAAGGAGGACCTGTTGTCGGATTTGTGTATTGGGTGCCTGAGTATAACTTCTTGGTGTTCTTCAACCGGCTTAAGTTGCAGGACTAA